A part of Nitrospira sp. genomic DNA contains:
- a CDS encoding DUF485 domain-containing protein, translated as MDAELVTRIAKSPNYQALKAKRTRFGWRLTLVMMVAYYGFILLVAFNKSVLSQKLGSGVMTLGIPIGFGLIVFTIAITAYYVNRANREFDALSDAIAKEVRE; from the coding sequence GTGGATGCTGAGTTAGTCACGCGAATTGCGAAGAGTCCGAACTATCAGGCGTTGAAAGCCAAGCGAACCCGCTTCGGCTGGCGGCTAACCCTGGTGATGATGGTTGCGTACTACGGCTTCATTCTGCTGGTGGCATTCAACAAGAGTGTTCTGTCGCAGAAGCTTGGCTCCGGCGTGATGACCCTGGGTATTCCAATCGGCTTTGGCCTCATCGTGTTCACAATCGCGATCACCGCGTACTATGTGAATCGTGCGAACCGCGAGTTCGATGCGTTGTCCGACGCCATCGCCAAAGAGGTGCGGGAGTGA
- a CDS encoding radical SAM protein, giving the protein MGKSLPIFNGPSGVLGSLQQQIAQFFTPTPKGEGPFDGRTVDDFKPYLVALNLTKRCNLKCNHCYLDATTKAAGGDDELSTEECYRLIEQIAEVNKGCLLVITGGEPLVRPDILDIARYAVKLGFMVVFGTNGMLIDDQMAKTLVEIGVMGVGISIDSLDAVKHNTFRGVPGAWEAAVSGIEASKRNGLQFQVHFSAQPMNYRELPEVIDWAHRLGARVMNVFFMVCTGRGEELTDITPAQYEEVLGYLVECQDNYKGMLVRARCAPHFKRLAYEKDPNSPITKATGYMGGGCLAGTNYARVTPNGELTPCPYMPLSAGNIRQQSFVDLWERSDIFNSFRYPQLKGKCGDCEYTDICGGCRARPYVDHGDWLDEDQWCLYTPKGGEKIKVAFNVTEETDVAWDDASALRLSRIPYFLRAMVKKGVEKHARENNVPLITVELMEELRKKRFGNDAPVFNFDVTGKG; this is encoded by the coding sequence ATGGGTAAATCTCTTCCTATCTTCAATGGTCCTTCAGGTGTCTTGGGCTCTTTACAGCAACAAATTGCCCAGTTCTTCACCCCCACTCCAAAGGGGGAAGGACCGTTTGATGGCCGGACGGTTGACGACTTCAAGCCCTACCTCGTTGCGCTGAACCTGACCAAGCGTTGCAACCTCAAATGCAATCACTGTTATCTCGATGCGACGACCAAAGCAGCCGGTGGGGACGACGAGCTGAGCACCGAAGAGTGCTATCGGCTCATTGAACAGATCGCAGAAGTGAATAAGGGGTGTCTTCTCGTCATTACTGGTGGCGAACCACTAGTGCGTCCTGACATTCTCGACATTGCTCGTTACGCCGTTAAACTTGGCTTTATGGTGGTCTTCGGCACAAACGGGATGCTGATCGATGACCAGATGGCCAAAACGCTTGTAGAAATTGGCGTGATGGGAGTTGGCATCAGCATTGATTCACTGGACGCCGTAAAACACAATACGTTCCGTGGCGTTCCAGGAGCGTGGGAAGCGGCAGTATCCGGCATTGAAGCCAGCAAGCGGAATGGCCTCCAATTTCAAGTGCATTTCAGTGCTCAGCCGATGAACTATCGGGAGCTGCCTGAGGTCATTGACTGGGCGCACCGACTTGGCGCCCGCGTCATGAACGTGTTCTTTATGGTGTGTACGGGACGAGGCGAAGAGCTGACAGATATCACTCCCGCTCAATATGAAGAGGTCCTTGGCTACCTCGTTGAATGCCAAGATAATTACAAAGGCATGTTGGTCCGTGCCCGTTGCGCTCCGCACTTCAAGCGGCTGGCCTATGAGAAAGACCCTAACTCCCCGATCACGAAGGCGACCGGATATATGGGGGGAGGATGCCTGGCAGGCACCAACTATGCCAGAGTGACGCCGAACGGTGAGTTAACCCCTTGTCCCTATATGCCATTGTCGGCAGGGAATATCCGTCAACAGAGCTTCGTTGATCTCTGGGAACGATCGGATATCTTCAACTCCTTTCGCTATCCCCAACTCAAGGGGAAATGTGGTGACTGCGAATATACTGACATCTGCGGGGGGTGCCGCGCCCGCCCCTATGTCGACCACGGCGACTGGCTGGATGAAGATCAGTGGTGCCTCTACACCCCGAAAGGCGGCGAGAAAATTAAAGTGGCGTTCAATGTCACGGAAGAGACCGATGTCGCGTGGGACGATGCGTCTGCTCTCCGATTGAGCCGTATTCCCTACTTCCTACGTGCGATGGTGAAGAAAGGCGTGGAAAAGCACGCCCGTGAAAACAATGTACCGCTTATCACCGTTGAACTCATGGAAGAGCTACGCAAAAAGCGATTCGGCAATGACGCACCTGTCTTTAACTTTGACGTAACGGGTAAGGGATAA
- a CDS encoding type II toxin-antitoxin system VapC family toxin: MAKISVLVDTDIFIDYFNTGRFHALFDSSRFTVYYSAITKKELLTKPGLRDNERAAILAELAQCRLIALSDSITTRYSDLRRRHPALEKGDALIAATALVKHLPLMTRNKRHFQIVPGLILFGE; this comes from the coding sequence ATGGCAAAAATCTCAGTCCTCGTAGACACCGACATTTTCATTGATTATTTCAACACCGGCCGATTCCATGCATTGTTCGATTCCAGCCGTTTCACGGTCTACTATTCAGCCATCACAAAAAAAGAGCTCCTGACCAAGCCTGGTCTCCGCGACAACGAACGCGCCGCTATTCTGGCCGAATTGGCCCAATGCCGTCTCATCGCTCTCTCCGATTCCATCACCACACGATACTCTGACCTTCGCCGCCGGCACCCAGCACTTGAGAAAGGGGATGCCCTCATTGCCGCCACCGCCCTTGTCAAGCACCTTCCCCTGATGACACGAAACAAACGTCACTTTCAGATCGTGCCCGGCTTGATCCTATTTGGGGAATAA
- a CDS encoding response regulator — protein MEHGMELTVTHILRRSSSSSPSGAPFGSCPSRAALPPSAGAAPPRKGTARPTIHPIATKPRGPVQTAPFPLVDSEINLPQLALDPDHRLSPDTNVRVEASTARSILVVEDDPDIAMALQDLLEFEGFHVDCAQTCHQAFSSIEQNAYHAILLDLGLPDGDGCSILEKLQVSHPTLPVIVLTASNRNLGSLRAYARLTKPWERDQLCTILRHAIGMA, from the coding sequence ATGGAGCACGGTATGGAGCTGACAGTCACTCACATCCTAAGGAGGTCTTCCTCTTCCTCACCATCTGGTGCCCCCTTCGGATCCTGTCCATCCAGAGCAGCACTGCCACCTTCCGCCGGTGCCGCGCCTCCTCGAAAAGGTACAGCCCGACCTACCATTCATCCCATTGCTACGAAACCACGTGGGCCGGTTCAGACAGCCCCTTTCCCCCTCGTCGATTCTGAGATAAATCTCCCGCAGCTGGCATTAGACCCAGATCACAGGCTGAGTCCAGACACGAACGTGAGGGTCGAAGCGAGCACAGCCCGTTCGATTTTGGTTGTCGAGGATGACCCTGATATCGCGATGGCCCTACAAGACTTGCTCGAGTTTGAAGGATTCCATGTTGACTGTGCGCAGACCTGTCATCAAGCCTTTTCATCCATCGAACAGAATGCCTACCATGCCATCCTTCTCGATCTCGGCCTACCTGACGGAGATGGTTGCTCGATCTTGGAGAAGCTCCAAGTTTCACATCCCACCCTTCCTGTGATCGTCTTAACGGCTTCAAATAGGAACCTAGGATCCCTACGCGCCTATGCCCGTTTGACCAAACCGTGGGAGCGAGACCAGTTGTGTACGATACTTCGCCACGCCATCGGCATGGCATGA
- a CDS encoding radical SAM protein — MTSILYIFLPCKMVYPIGITYLADFIHRRKPDVRQRILDLSLFPVAQRSQAIRDAATEFTPDLVCFSWRDIQIFSPHEGDSSLEHAFNFYFASNPFKRITASIAGVKQLYRYYNHIYTILSYPALIRKEFPKSQIMIGGGAFTAFADQLIEKLPEGTIGILGEGEDAILKVIEGRSIEDERYIIKEGNQIRKGQQGSPALLDALTVDLPYLTSIFPQYGEYIGESIGVQSKRGCPYDCAFCLYPYIEGKRVRYRPPEMVVKDISQHYHQWGARRFWFTDAQFITGKEAYPQCTEILERIVAEKLEIEWSGYIRTSLITPEFAKLMVRSGVGDLEVAITSGSQEVLNNLHMGFKLERLYDGCRYLAEAGFKGKVILNYSLNSPKETEESLLQSVESYKMVASILGEERVFPLMFFLGIQPNTDLEQRLLEEGYLSAGYNPLMLTPSSIKKLLYNPAPLNKIIAKACLRAWERKQGSRDPRRWTGSLSQSSGEPAYADQNLSRGIEGNSGRDALLSIEEIIRSSRPTPSPSQMAEPRATSTR; from the coding sequence ATGACTTCGATTCTCTACATCTTCCTCCCCTGCAAGATGGTCTATCCCATTGGGATCACCTACTTGGCGGATTTCATCCACCGGCGAAAACCGGATGTACGTCAACGTATTCTCGATCTCTCCTTGTTTCCAGTCGCACAGCGCAGCCAAGCCATTCGCGACGCCGCGACGGAGTTCACGCCTGACCTGGTCTGCTTCTCATGGCGAGACATTCAAATCTTTTCACCGCATGAGGGCGATTCGTCGTTAGAGCATGCGTTTAATTTCTATTTTGCCAGCAACCCGTTCAAGCGAATCACCGCCTCCATCGCAGGCGTCAAGCAGCTCTATCGCTATTACAATCACATCTATACGATCCTGTCGTACCCGGCGCTGATCCGCAAGGAGTTCCCCAAATCCCAGATCATGATCGGCGGTGGAGCCTTTACGGCGTTTGCCGATCAGTTGATCGAAAAACTCCCGGAAGGCACAATCGGCATCCTTGGCGAAGGGGAAGACGCCATCCTGAAGGTCATTGAAGGCCGCTCGATTGAAGATGAGCGGTACATTATCAAAGAAGGTAACCAGATCCGAAAAGGCCAGCAGGGTTCCCCCGCGCTGTTAGATGCGCTCACGGTCGATCTGCCCTATCTCACCTCGATCTTCCCTCAATATGGGGAATATATCGGTGAATCGATCGGTGTGCAGTCCAAGCGAGGCTGCCCATATGACTGCGCCTTCTGCCTCTATCCCTACATTGAAGGCAAACGAGTGCGGTACCGTCCACCGGAGATGGTCGTCAAAGATATTTCGCAGCATTACCATCAGTGGGGTGCCCGTCGTTTCTGGTTCACAGATGCCCAATTCATTACGGGCAAGGAAGCCTATCCGCAATGTACGGAAATCCTTGAGCGAATTGTGGCGGAAAAACTCGAGATCGAGTGGTCAGGCTACATTAGAACCTCATTGATTACCCCTGAGTTTGCCAAGCTGATGGTCCGTTCAGGGGTCGGCGACTTGGAGGTGGCCATCACCTCCGGTTCACAGGAGGTTCTGAACAATCTGCACATGGGATTCAAGCTGGAACGCTTGTACGATGGCTGCCGCTATTTGGCAGAGGCCGGCTTCAAGGGCAAGGTTATCCTCAACTATTCCCTCAATAGCCCTAAGGAGACGGAAGAGAGCCTGCTTCAAAGCGTCGAATCCTACAAGATGGTGGCCTCGATTCTTGGCGAAGAGCGTGTGTTTCCATTGATGTTTTTCTTAGGCATCCAACCGAATACCGACCTGGAACAACGCCTACTGGAAGAGGGGTATTTGTCGGCTGGCTATAACCCTTTGATGTTGACGCCGAGCAGTATCAAGAAGCTTCTCTATAACCCTGCCCCTCTCAACAAGATTATCGCCAAGGCTTGTCTCCGCGCCTGGGAACGGAAGCAAGGTAGCCGAGATCCCCGTCGATGGACCGGATCCCTGTCCCAGTCATCGGGAGAACCGGCCTATGCCGACCAAAACCTGAGCAGAGGGATCGAAGGCAATTCCGGACGGGACGCCTTGCTTTCGATCGAGGAAATCATCCGTTCCAGCAGACCAACCCCCTCGCCTTCACAGATGGCTGAACCAAGAGCCACCTCTACCAGGTGA
- a CDS encoding class I SAM-dependent methyltransferase — MVGTDPRPLIQDSKAPAKEVSTWSGQAREDAVQRMFTSIAGAYDLNNTLLSFGLHYHWKKITASFITPVGRGIALDVGSGTADLALLLESRMGPKGRVIASDLNYAMLAEGLKKIGGKGLTDKVTCLQASAEHLGFGDNTFDAVTTGFCMRNVGDLPGAVREIRRVMKPGGRFVCLEFSRPVFGWLRTLYDWYSFKLLPWVGTIVARDRTGVYEYLPASIRTFPDQERLCQVLRDAGFRQVSYKNLSGGIVAIHVATK; from the coding sequence ATGGTGGGAACAGACCCTCGTCCATTGATACAGGATTCTAAGGCCCCGGCGAAGGAGGTATCCACCTGGTCCGGCCAGGCCCGAGAAGATGCCGTCCAGCGGATGTTCACCTCGATTGCCGGCGCCTACGACCTGAATAACACACTGTTAAGTTTCGGCCTGCATTATCACTGGAAGAAGATTACCGCGTCCTTCATTACGCCCGTCGGACGGGGGATCGCACTCGATGTCGGATCCGGTACGGCCGACCTCGCCCTTCTACTCGAATCTCGAATGGGACCCAAGGGACGTGTGATCGCGTCAGACCTGAACTATGCGATGCTGGCCGAAGGCCTCAAGAAGATCGGTGGCAAAGGACTCACCGACAAAGTCACCTGCTTGCAGGCCAGCGCGGAACATCTGGGATTCGGGGACAACACCTTCGACGCAGTCACCACAGGCTTTTGCATGCGCAACGTCGGGGATTTACCAGGTGCCGTGCGAGAAATTCGCCGTGTCATGAAACCCGGTGGGCGCTTTGTGTGTTTGGAGTTTTCGCGTCCGGTATTCGGTTGGTTACGAACCTTGTATGATTGGTATTCGTTCAAACTGCTACCCTGGGTCGGTACCATCGTCGCCCGTGATCGCACCGGCGTCTACGAGTACCTTCCCGCGTCCATCCGGACATTTCCCGACCAAGAACGGTTATGCCAAGTCCTACGCGATGCCGGGTTTCGTCAGGTGTCGTACAAGAACCTCAGCGGCGGCATTGTCGCAATCCACGTCGCCACGAAATGA
- a CDS encoding 2OG-Fe(II) oxygenase yields the protein MSNVTDRVTQAVIALDFDRLHQEYWDQNEFLVIKQFLPRAFVEEVLVPQAQGVKAELNRNYIPGHKKGGSVSYYTVQEKAPRFLDLYRSESFRAFLNRLVEAKLMFCPDNDPHSCALYYYTEPGDHIGFHYDTSYYKGARYTILMGLVDRSVQCKLVCELFKDHPTKPPRHLELVTEPGDMVIFNGDKLWHAVTPLGEGEERIALTMEYVTNPEMGTVKRLYSNLKDSFGYFGFTAVFKRALGLSRSK from the coding sequence GTGAGCAATGTGACGGACAGGGTCACCCAAGCGGTCATTGCCTTGGATTTCGACCGGCTTCACCAAGAATATTGGGATCAGAACGAGTTCCTCGTCATTAAACAATTCTTGCCTCGTGCCTTCGTAGAGGAGGTGCTTGTTCCCCAGGCCCAGGGCGTGAAAGCGGAACTCAATCGAAACTACATTCCCGGCCATAAGAAGGGCGGGAGCGTTAGTTATTATACCGTGCAGGAGAAAGCCCCCCGCTTTCTCGACCTCTATCGGTCCGAGTCATTCCGGGCATTCCTGAATCGGCTCGTTGAGGCGAAGCTGATGTTCTGCCCGGACAACGATCCCCATTCCTGCGCCCTCTACTACTACACTGAACCGGGCGACCATATTGGGTTTCATTACGATACGTCATACTACAAGGGCGCTCGTTACACGATTCTGATGGGGCTTGTCGATCGGTCAGTCCAGTGCAAGCTGGTGTGCGAGCTGTTCAAGGACCATCCAACCAAGCCACCCCGCCATCTTGAGCTCGTGACTGAGCCGGGGGATATGGTGATTTTTAACGGTGATAAACTCTGGCATGCGGTCACACCTCTCGGAGAGGGTGAGGAACGGATTGCCTTAACAATGGAGTATGTCACCAATCCTGAGATGGGCACCGTCAAGCGGCTCTATTCCAACCTCAAAGACTCCTTCGGCTATTTCGGTTTCACTGCGGTCTTCAAGCGAGCTCTAGGCCTCAGCCGGTCTAAGTGA
- a CDS encoding universal stress protein UspA, whose protein sequence is MYKTIYIPVDNSDHSNTAVDVGVHLAKTFGSKIVGSHVYAAKMHDKRFKQMEAGLPEEYHDEKELDRQRQIHDSLITRGLQIITDSYLDYVDKKCNEANLPIERRSLEGRNWKVLAEDINTNGYDLVIMGALGVGAVKDSVIGSNTERVVRRVRNSDMLIIKNVQPLTGGKIVVAVDGSPYSFGGLMTGLALGKAFNMPVEAIAAFDPYFHYAAFHSISGVLNEEAGKVFRFKEQEKLHEEIIDSGLAKIYQSHLDISREIAQAEQTDVKTTLLDGKAFEKIIQYVRKDVPALLIVGRIGVHSDEDMDVGSNTENLLRSAPCNVLISNRKYVPPIDTQAEYTIAWTEEALRRMEKIPVFARGVAKTAIHRYAIEKGHTIISNTVVDTAIGHILPKGAMDAMRALGGSLDAAGIDRDKMQADEGVTKDLMGPTLSGIMTQIVEEKPKEISASTQAYLDRMGQTYFVCDGCGYIGKGDSPVKCPVCSADGTKFKQVDKKIFEVAATTEGELETDVAYDDVPMQWTKDAKEAIRAVPAGFQRRRAKARIEKSARKLGMTTITLEYAAPTIQEAASEDYTPIFSNKGTGTSPIAEATVAASNGNEANGHVEAASPYTWTDDAQARLDRAPEGFMRDCTRSLILKHAEKIGATLITIEVADEGIEQAKGYMAEAMKTGNLKDMIADLTGKGRG, encoded by the coding sequence ATGTATAAGACAATCTATATCCCGGTCGATAATTCAGACCACTCCAATACAGCCGTTGATGTCGGCGTTCATTTGGCAAAAACCTTCGGTTCGAAGATCGTAGGGAGCCATGTCTACGCGGCGAAGATGCATGATAAACGCTTCAAGCAGATGGAAGCGGGCCTCCCGGAGGAATACCATGACGAGAAAGAACTTGACCGTCAGCGCCAGATCCACGACTCGCTGATTACCCGAGGACTCCAAATCATCACTGACTCCTACCTCGACTACGTCGACAAGAAATGTAACGAAGCGAATCTCCCCATTGAACGGCGATCGCTCGAAGGACGGAACTGGAAGGTGCTGGCCGAGGACATCAACACCAACGGGTATGACCTCGTCATCATGGGCGCGTTGGGGGTCGGAGCGGTCAAAGACAGCGTCATCGGCAGCAACACAGAGCGCGTGGTCCGCCGGGTCCGTAACTCCGACATGCTGATCATTAAGAACGTTCAGCCACTAACCGGCGGAAAGATCGTCGTGGCTGTTGACGGTAGCCCCTACTCGTTTGGCGGACTGATGACCGGCTTAGCGCTCGGCAAGGCCTTCAATATGCCGGTGGAGGCGATTGCGGCCTTTGATCCCTACTTCCACTACGCGGCATTCCACAGCATTTCAGGTGTTCTGAACGAAGAAGCCGGTAAAGTCTTTCGTTTTAAGGAGCAAGAAAAGCTGCACGAAGAAATTATCGACAGCGGCTTGGCTAAAATCTACCAGTCTCATTTGGACATTTCCCGCGAAATCGCCCAGGCCGAGCAAACAGATGTGAAAACGACATTGCTGGACGGAAAAGCATTCGAAAAAATTATTCAGTACGTCCGGAAAGATGTCCCGGCCTTGCTCATCGTCGGGCGCATCGGCGTCCATAGCGACGAGGACATGGACGTCGGCAGCAACACCGAGAATCTGTTGAGGAGCGCCCCCTGTAATGTGCTGATCTCCAACCGCAAGTACGTGCCTCCGATCGATACCCAGGCCGAGTACACCATTGCCTGGACAGAAGAAGCGCTGCGGCGGATGGAAAAAATCCCGGTCTTCGCGCGCGGCGTGGCAAAGACGGCTATTCATCGGTATGCCATCGAAAAAGGGCATACCATCATCAGTAATACCGTCGTTGACACCGCGATCGGACACATTCTTCCAAAAGGTGCCATGGACGCTATGCGCGCCCTTGGCGGCAGTTTGGACGCAGCGGGTATCGACCGTGACAAGATGCAAGCCGATGAGGGCGTGACCAAAGATCTCATGGGTCCGACATTGAGTGGAATCATGACCCAGATCGTTGAGGAGAAACCCAAAGAGATCAGCGCCTCCACACAGGCCTACCTAGACCGCATGGGGCAAACCTATTTCGTCTGTGACGGCTGCGGCTACATCGGGAAGGGAGACAGCCCGGTCAAATGTCCGGTGTGCAGTGCGGATGGGACGAAATTCAAACAGGTCGATAAGAAGATTTTTGAAGTAGCCGCGACAACTGAAGGTGAATTGGAAACGGACGTGGCCTACGACGACGTGCCAATGCAATGGACCAAGGATGCAAAAGAAGCGATCCGTGCCGTCCCTGCTGGTTTCCAACGGAGACGTGCGAAGGCCAGGATTGAAAAGAGCGCACGGAAATTAGGCATGACGACCATCACGCTTGAATATGCGGCGCCGACCATTCAAGAGGCCGCATCCGAAGACTATACGCCAATTTTCTCCAACAAAGGCACCGGTACCTCGCCGATAGCAGAAGCCACCGTTGCAGCGTCAAACGGGAATGAGGCGAATGGTCATGTCGAAGCCGCCTCGCCCTACACCTGGACGGACGACGCACAAGCCAGATTGGATCGAGCTCCGGAAGGCTTCATGCGGGATTGCACCAGATCGCTCATTCTCAAGCATGCCGAGAAAATCGGTGCGACTCTGATCACGATTGAGGTCGCCGATGAAGGGATCGAGCAGGCAAAGGGGTATATGGCCGAAGCGATGAAGACTGGTAATCTCAAGGACATGATTGCCGACCTCACCGGAAAAGGACGCGGATAA
- the uvrA gene encoding excinuclease ABC subunit A, which produces MGNSIVIKGAREHNLKNIDVEIPRDKLVVITGLSGSGKSSLAFDTIYAEGQRRYVESLSAYARQFLEQMGKPDVDSIEGLSPAISIEQKSTSHNPRSTVGTVTEIYDYLRLLFARVGRPYCFQCGEEITAQTVQQMVDAIASVPEGMKFHILAPIVRGRKGEYRKELLEMRKAGYVRARIDGKSVDLGEDLTLDKQKKHTIEIIVDRLVMKSGEALLRRLADSVETSVKLTGGLVGVLTDDGQTRLYSDRLACIKCGVSYPEVEPRIFSFNSPHGACPACDGIGYAMTPGGQEEEDFTLLEPCTVCQGARLRPESLSIKLAKQSIAEVTRLSVRAAVDFFLSLKFTDRELVIAHRILKEIRERLGFLVNVGLDYLTLDRAAATLSGGEGQRIRLATQIGSGLVGVLYILDEPSIGLHQRDNRRLLQTLLRLRDLGNTVVVVEHDAETMMAADHVLDMGPGAGSQGGHVIAQGTPQQIMGDANSLTGQYLRGIQTVSVPQRHRKPRGTLSVVGAQKHNLKNVTARIPMGLFTCVTGVSGSGKSTLVLEVLFHSLSQLLYHKKPKIDGCKDLRGVDGLDKVIDIDQSPIGRTPRSNPATYTGLFGYIRDLYSNLPESRVRGYKPGRYSFNVKGGRCEACQGDGLIKIEMHFLPDVYVTCEVCKGQRYNRETMEILHKGKSIADVLNMTVDDALEFFEHIPLIKTKLQTLHDVGLHYVKLGQSATTLSGGEAQRVKLSRELSKRATGRTMYILDEPTTGLHFADVQRLLDVLDRLVQAGNTVLVIEHNLDVIKNADWIIDLGPEGGDRGGEIVAEGPPKEIAKAKRSYTGQVLREAGV; this is translated from the coding sequence ATGGGAAATTCGATCGTCATCAAAGGGGCGCGGGAGCATAACCTCAAAAACATCGACGTAGAAATTCCACGCGACAAGCTGGTGGTGATCACCGGCTTGAGCGGGTCAGGCAAGTCCTCGCTTGCGTTCGATACGATCTATGCGGAAGGACAGCGGCGCTATGTCGAGTCGCTCTCCGCCTATGCCCGGCAATTTCTCGAACAGATGGGGAAGCCGGATGTCGATTCGATTGAAGGTTTGTCTCCCGCGATCTCGATCGAACAGAAGAGCACCAGCCACAATCCTAGATCTACCGTAGGCACGGTTACAGAGATTTACGACTATCTCCGGCTCCTCTTTGCCCGCGTTGGGCGCCCCTACTGTTTTCAATGTGGAGAAGAGATTACCGCACAGACCGTGCAGCAGATGGTGGACGCGATTGCCTCAGTGCCGGAAGGCATGAAGTTCCACATCCTTGCCCCGATCGTGCGTGGGCGAAAGGGTGAATATCGGAAAGAACTGCTGGAGATGCGAAAGGCGGGCTATGTTCGTGCGCGTATTGACGGCAAGAGTGTCGATCTTGGGGAAGATCTCACACTCGATAAACAGAAGAAGCACACGATTGAGATCATCGTCGATCGATTAGTGATGAAATCCGGCGAGGCACTCCTGCGGCGGCTGGCAGATTCTGTCGAAACATCAGTCAAGTTGACCGGCGGGCTGGTCGGCGTATTGACGGACGATGGCCAGACCAGGCTCTACAGCGACCGGTTGGCTTGTATCAAATGTGGCGTGAGTTATCCGGAGGTCGAGCCCAGAATCTTTTCCTTCAATAGCCCGCACGGGGCTTGTCCAGCTTGTGACGGCATCGGCTATGCCATGACACCAGGTGGCCAGGAGGAAGAGGACTTCACGCTACTGGAGCCCTGCACAGTCTGCCAGGGGGCCAGGCTCAGACCAGAAAGTCTGTCCATCAAATTAGCGAAGCAGTCGATCGCCGAGGTGACCAGGCTTTCCGTTCGGGCAGCGGTGGATTTTTTTCTCTCATTGAAGTTTACCGACCGTGAGCTCGTGATTGCGCATCGGATCCTCAAAGAAATCCGCGAACGGTTAGGGTTTCTCGTTAATGTGGGGTTGGACTATCTGACGCTCGATCGGGCGGCAGCGACGCTGTCTGGCGGCGAAGGGCAACGGATCAGGCTTGCCACGCAGATCGGGTCAGGCTTGGTGGGGGTGTTGTACATCCTGGACGAACCGTCGATCGGACTCCACCAGCGCGACAATCGGCGATTATTGCAAACCCTGCTTAGATTGCGAGATCTCGGCAATACAGTGGTGGTAGTCGAGCATGATGCCGAGACGATGATGGCGGCTGACCACGTCTTGGATATGGGCCCAGGCGCGGGGTCGCAGGGCGGGCATGTCATCGCGCAAGGGACGCCGCAGCAGATCATGGGCGACGCCAACTCATTGACCGGTCAATACTTGCGTGGAATTCAGACCGTCTCAGTACCTCAACGGCATCGAAAGCCGAGAGGGACACTGTCGGTCGTGGGGGCACAAAAGCATAATCTAAAGAACGTCACGGCGCGCATCCCGATGGGCCTGTTCACCTGCGTGACGGGGGTCTCTGGATCAGGGAAAAGTACGCTGGTACTGGAGGTGCTCTTCCATTCTCTCTCGCAACTGCTCTACCACAAGAAGCCGAAGATCGATGGGTGCAAAGACCTCAGGGGTGTTGATGGGCTCGACAAGGTGATCGATATCGATCAATCGCCCATCGGGCGGACACCGCGGTCGAATCCTGCCACCTATACTGGCCTGTTCGGGTACATCCGCGATCTCTATTCCAATCTGCCAGAGTCACGTGTCCGTGGTTATAAGCCAGGACGTTACAGTTTTAACGTGAAGGGTGGACGGTGTGAGGCTTGTCAGGGAGACGGGCTCATCAAGATTGAAATGCATTTTCTGCCCGATGTCTATGTGACCTGCGAAGTCTGTAAAGGCCAACGCTACAACCGTGAGACGATGGAGATTCTTCACAAGGGCAAGAGCATCGCCGATGTCCTGAACATGACGGTGGACGATGCATTGGAATTCTTTGAACACATTCCGTTGATTAAGACGAAGCTCCAAACCCTGCACGATGTCGGCTTGCACTATGTGAAGCTCGGCCAATCGGCGACGACACTCTCCGGCGGGGAAGCCCAGCGCGTGAAACTGTCGCGCGAACTCTCCAAACGTGCGACCGGGCGGACGATGTACATCCTTGATGAGCCCACAACGGGTCTGCACTTTGCTGATGTGCAGCGATTGTTGGATGTGTTGGATCGACTCGTTCAAGCCGGGAACACGGTGCTGGTGATCGAACATAATTTGGACGTCATCAAGAATGCGGATTGGATCATCGACCTTGGGCCAGAGGGCGGAGATCGCGGCGGTGAGATTGTCGCCGAAGGGCCGCCGAAAGAGATTGCGAAGGCGAAGCGGTCGTACACGGGGCAGGTATTGAGGGAAGCGGGGGTGTGA